The Flaviramulus sp. BrNp1-15 genome includes the window AGCAAGGTATATAAAGAAATAACTTCTGCTTAAACATTTAGTAAATGAAATTAAATATTGCCGTTTTACCAGGCGATGGTATAGGTCCAGAGGTCACTGCTCAAGCTGTAAAAGTCTTGAAGGCTATAGCTATGGAGTTTAATCATGTATTTACTTTTCAAAGCGCATTAGTTGGTGCCAGCGCTATAGACAAAACTGGCAACCCTCTACCCGAAGAAACCATTAGCATCTGTAAAAAAGCAGATGCTATTTTATTTGGCGCCATTGGTAAAACATCTTACGATTTAGATCCAAATACTAAAGTAAGACCAGAACAAGGTCTTTTAGGGCTTCGTAAAACTTTAGATTTATACGCCAACATAAGACCTGTAATTGCTTATGAAGATTTGCTAAACAAATCATCTTTAAAGAAAAACCAAATAAAAGACACCAACATTCTTATATACAGAGAATTAACAGGCGGCATATATTTTGGTGAAAAGAAACTAAGTGACGATGGCAATAAAGCATCCGATATTTGTGAATATACCAAATCAGAAATAGAGCGTATTTCACATTTAGCTTTTAAAGCGGCACAATCAAGAAAACGTAAGCTTACACTAGTAGATAAAGCTAATGTTTTAGAAAGTTCCAGACTATGGCGACGTGTAGTACAAGAGTTAGAGTCTCAATATCCAGATGTAAAAGTAGATTACATGTATATTGATAATGCAGCTATGGAACTTATTATTAAACCAAAACAGTTTGATGTAATTTTAACCGAAAACATGTTTGGAGACATCCTATCTGAAGAAGCTAGTGTAATTGTTGGCTCTATTGGTTTATTAGCCTCAGCTTCAATTGGTGAAAAACATGCTATGTTCGAGCCCATTCATGGCGCATACACTAAAGCTGCTAACAAAGGCATTGCTAATCCAATTGCGTCCATTTTATCTGCTGCAATGTTGTTAGATCATTTTGGCTTAGACGATGAAGCTGCTTTAATACGAGAAGCGGTAGATAAATCACTAAAATTACATATTACCACACCAGATTTAAATACTAAATACGATAATATTAGCACCACAAAAGTTGGCGATTTTATTGAAGATTTTATCAATAATCCAGAAGAAACCAACTTAAACTTTACCAACATACATTTAGGGCAGTCCACTATTATTTGATTATTTGAGTTAGTCACCAATAAACTAAACTATTTGGAGTCCTTGAAAGCGCATTTAAAAATGCGCTTTTTTAATCGAATAGTATTAATTAATTATTCTTATTGTCTTTAAAACTATCAAACTCTGATTTTGTTTCCTCTTTTGGAAAACTATTATTAAGCATATCTGTGTCAGCAAACTCAAAATTAGGATCTAAATTCACTTTACTAACTTCTTTTTCTTTTATTGAAGTATGCTGAATCTCGTATTCGTTTCTTCTCCAAATATCTGCAGGTAAAGTTTCTATTTCAGTAGTGCCATCAGTAAAAACCCATTCAATAGTTACTGGCATTACTAATCCTCCAACATTTTTTACTGTAATTTCATAAATATTTTTACCTGATAATTGTTTTCTAACTTCAGGCTCGTCTAATCTTGACAAAAATTGTCCGTAAGCTCTATCTGGTGTAGAAGTCATAGTTATAACTTCTGGACCGTTAGAAAAATCTTTTGCTGTTGCTTCTGTACTATTACCACTAGCTTCTATTTTTACTTTAGATGAAGTGTTTTGATCTTCAATATTAGAATTTTCTTCAAAAACCTTAAACCATTTCACATTGCTAAGCTCCATATCTACATGGTCTGTAGTAAAAAACCATCCTCTATAAAACCAATCTAAATCAGTAGCTGTAGCATCTTCTAGAGTTCGAAATAAATCTGCGGGATTTGGATGTTTATATTTCCATCTATTTGCATATTCTTTAAAAGCTTCGTCAAATAATTCTTTCCCAATTATAGAATGCCTTAGCATTTGCAAACCAACAGTAGGTTTTAAATAGAAATTTGCTCCAAATTGACTTAATAATTCGTTATCTGAAGTCGTCATAACAGGGCGTAAAATATTTTTATCCCCACTCATAAATGGTACTATATTTTTTGGAGTAACACTATTAAAGTCTGGATAACGTTCTGCAACGGTGCGTTGATGTAAAAAAGTGTTTAAACCCTCATCCATCCACATCCATTTACGTTCATCTGAACTCACAATCATAGGAAACCAATTATGTCCAACTTCATGAATAATTGTTCCTATCATGCCTTGTTTTGCTCTATTACTTATTTCTCCATCTTTATTTGGGCGTCCACCATTAAAACTAATCATAGGAAACTCCATACCAATATTTGAAGTGTTTACAGAAATGCAAACAGGGTATGGATAATCAAAAGTAGCTTCAGAATAAACTTCCAAAGCATGCATTATTGCTTTTGTAGATTCTTCTTGCCATACAGGCAAACCTTCCTTTGGGTAAAACGACATAGCCATAACTGTATTGGTTGGTAGTTTAACAGCTTGTGCATCCCACATAAATTTTCTTGACGAAGCAAATGCAAAATCTCTAACATTCTCTGCATTAAATTTCCATGTTTTTTGTTTAGTAGATTTT containing:
- a CDS encoding M1 family metallopeptidase — its product is MTRPFLFLFLTVFSITSIYTQTQPWQGKFEPIDNMIAPPNNYRTASGAPGKDYWQQRANYKIKVVLDEINNTIIGNETITYFNNSPDDLSYVWIQLEQNVNKKGNQDFGSINNRIQDSMSTRQMQFLTRAINFPAGYTIKHVKDGNGKNMKTLVNNTMMKVKLNSVLKSGESTSISVSWFYPVTDRSMFLLSREGYEYFPEDDNTVYLIAHWFPRMAVYNDTEGWQNQQFQKLGEFALEFGDYEVEITVPEDHIVASTGTLQNAESVLTKTQRKRLNTAQKSFDKPVMIITKEEALANEKQKSTKQKTWKFNAENVRDFAFASSRKFMWDAQAVKLPTNTVMAMSFYPKEGLPVWQEESTKAIMHALEVYSEATFDYPYPVCISVNTSNIGMEFPMISFNGGRPNKDGEISNRAKQGMIGTIIHEVGHNWFPMIVSSDERKWMWMDEGLNTFLHQRTVAERYPDFNSVTPKNIVPFMSGDKNILRPVMTTSDNELLSQFGANFYLKPTVGLQMLRHSIIGKELFDEAFKEYANRWKYKHPNPADLFRTLEDATATDLDWFYRGWFFTTDHVDMELSNVKWFKVFEENSNIEDQNTSSKVKIEASGNSTEATAKDFSNGPEVITMTSTPDRAYGQFLSRLDEPEVRKQLSGKNIYEITVKNVGGLVMPVTIEWVFTDGTTEIETLPADIWRRNEYEIQHTSIKEKEVSKVNLDPNFEFADTDMLNNSFPKEETKSEFDSFKDNKNN
- the leuB gene encoding 3-isopropylmalate dehydrogenase, which translates into the protein MKLNIAVLPGDGIGPEVTAQAVKVLKAIAMEFNHVFTFQSALVGASAIDKTGNPLPEETISICKKADAILFGAIGKTSYDLDPNTKVRPEQGLLGLRKTLDLYANIRPVIAYEDLLNKSSLKKNQIKDTNILIYRELTGGIYFGEKKLSDDGNKASDICEYTKSEIERISHLAFKAAQSRKRKLTLVDKANVLESSRLWRRVVQELESQYPDVKVDYMYIDNAAMELIIKPKQFDVILTENMFGDILSEEASVIVGSIGLLASASIGEKHAMFEPIHGAYTKAANKGIANPIASILSAAMLLDHFGLDDEAALIREAVDKSLKLHITTPDLNTKYDNISTTKVGDFIEDFINNPEETNLNFTNIHLGQSTII